The Terriglobia bacterium genome contains the following window.
CCGTCACAGAACCACCGCACGAAGCGGAACTGAGCAGCACGGCCGGAGAGGCCGGAGGAAAAGTGTTCGAATCTGAAACGAATTTCTCGATCGAAGAACCATCTCAAGCCGGCACAGCAGAAGCAGCGCCGGCAGCCACATTGAGTGCAGCGAGCGCCGCAGAGGAGGGTGGCTCCGTCGAGGGCAGTGCTCCCGCAGACCGCAAGCGCCGCCGGCGCGGACGCCGCGGTGGACGCAAGCACCGCCGCGGAAGAGAAGCGGCGGCGGCGACGCCGGCAGCGGCGGAAACGCTTGTGCGCCCGGCTCGCCCGGAAGCACGGGAACCACGCATGGAACTCCCTGCGGCTGCCCCGGTGATCCGCCGCGTCGAGCATGAGCCTACATACATCTCCAGTGGTGAGGCCACTGGGCCCGGGCCGCGTGCGCGTTCCGGAGATCCTGCGCTCTCCTCGCGTTTGGCGCACCTGGAGATGCAGTTACGCCGCCTGCTGGCCAGCCCGCTCTCGCTCATGGAGCATGCCGACCGGGCCCCGGCGGGACCCGGCGTGTTTCTGATCACCGACGCCGACCAGACCACCTATTACTACGCGGAGAACTGCGCCACCCTGCGCATCGGCATCGCCAATTTCCTGCGCAGCAGCGGCACTTCCCGCCGCGGCGAGGAATCCATCAAAGAGCGCTTCGCCGATCATCTGGGCATTCCCGAAGCCCGCGTCAGCAAATACGTCAACGACCACTGCGTAGTGCGCTGGCTGCAGCTCGACGAAGGCGCTTCCACCTTCGCCCATTTCGTCATTGCTTTGCTGCGTCCCGTGCTCAACGACTAGCCGCCGCAGCTGTGCCTCGTGCCCCGTGGAATACAAAACTCTTCCATGGGGCAATTTTCTTATGGATGCGAATTTTCTCTTCCGGCGCGACGAAATTGCCGGAGCGGCCTCTGGAGAAAGAGGAAAAATAGCCGGAAGGACCTGAAAGTAACCCGGTTAGCACCTCGCGGCTTTCCCCGTTGACTGCCGCAGATGACCGTTCGACCCCCGAATTCGACCATTCACCGCAAGGGGCTGGATTTGCCCCGGTCGAAGAGGCAAGCTACGCTGGCTCAAAGACTTAGAACTGCCAGGTTGGGCATGGTAGCCTGACAGTACCCGTGGGGATTCATCCGGACGATTCTGGGGGTTGCCTATCCGCAGGGGTTGTAGCGAGATCGATGTTTCGAAAGAAAAGAGAGGGCAAAGAAGTATGTCTAAGATCGGCACACAGGTCATGAGGGCTGTGGACGCGGCCGTCTGCAAGGTGGCGGGCCTCACTTTCAACACTGTCCAAATCTTCAACAAGCGCAATCCGAACCCTTCCTTCACTCCCCAGTGGTCGGATAAGCCGCTACTCAAGTCCTGGGAAAAAACTAAGCCGACGCTCGGCTGGCCCCGGCAAACCGATTCGCTCTGCCCCGACTGCGTGAAAGAAGCGCGCGACGCCATCATCAACGGCAAGAAGGACTGGCGCGACCTGATGAACGAGAAGGTCGGCGAGATCAAGGCTCAGATTATCGAGCGCGACGGTCAGATCTGGATGGTCAAGGAATGCCCCATCCACGGCCACTATGAAGACATGATGGCCTACGACTCCAAGTTTCTGGATTGGATCGAGAAGAACTTCCCCGGCCGCGACATCCCCGCGCACAACGACGAAGACCTGCACAAACACGGTTCCAGCAATGTGCGCTACGGCCGCGGCTCGGTCCTCACCGTGGACCTCACCAACCGCTGCAATATGATGTGCGACCCTTGCTTCATGGACGCCAACCAGGTCGGCTACGTCCACGAACTTTCCTGGGAAGAGGTCCAGGAAGTCCTGGACAACGCCGTCAAGATCAAGCCGCGCCGCCAGATGTCCGTGCAGTTCTCCGGCGGCGAGCCCACCATGAGCCCGTACTTCCTGGACGCCATCCGCTACTCCCGCAAGGTCGGCTACAACAGCGTGCAGGCCGCCACCAACGGCATCGAGTTCGCCAAGAGCAAGGAGTTCTGCCGCCAGGCCTTCGAAGCCGGGCTGCGCTACGCCTATCTGCAGTTTGACGGCATCGGCAACGACGCCAACAGCCACCGCCAGGTCGGCAACCTCTTCGACGTCAAGCTGCGCGCCATCGAGAACATGCACGAGGCGGGCATCGAGATCGTCCTGGTCGTGACCATCGTCAACAACGTCAACAACGACCAGGTCGGCGCCATCGTCAAGTTCGCCATGGAGAACCCCAAGAAAATCGCCTTCGTCAGCTTCCAGCCGGTCTCTTTCACCGGCCGCGACGAGGACATCACTCCGGAGCGCCGTCTCCGCCAGCGCTACACCCTCTCGCACCTGGCCAATGACGTCAGCGCCCAGGTGGGCAAGGTCGAGCCCACCCGCGATTGGTTCCCTATTTCTTTCATCTCCACCTTCGCCGGCTTCTCCGACCTGGTGCACGGCCCGGAATCGCAGTGGGGCGCGCTTTCCTGCGGCTGCCACCCCAACTGCGGCGTGGGCACGGCCATCATGATCAACAAGGAGACCAAGGAGTGGGCGCCCGTGCCGCGCTTCCTGGATGCTCCGCAGCTGGTCAAGGACGTCACCGCTATCACCGACGCCGCCCGTGGCAAGAGCCTCTCGAACTTCATGATGGGCCTCGCCCTGCTCAAGAACTACAAGCCCTTCCAGGCCCCCAAGGGCCTCACGCTCATGGATCTTTTCAAGAAGTTCGACAAGACCTGGGCGCTTACCAAGAAGTCCGAGTTCAAGTACGGCAAGACTTCCCCGGATCGTACTTACGAAGACGCTATCAAGCGCCGCCAGAGCGACCCCTGGAATTTCCTGTTCATCGCCGGAATGTGGTTCCAGGATCTCTTCAACTACGACTTCCGCCGCACCGAAATGTGCATCATTCCCTACGGCACGCAGCAGGGCGAAATCTCCTTCTGCGCCTACAACACCGGCATCGGCTGGCGCAAGATCATCGAGAACATGCACAAGAACGCCACCGTGGCCCAGTGGTACAAGGAACACGGCAAGCACGAGATCTACGCCAAGGGCAAGAGCGTCAACCTCGAAACCTACGAGCACTCGCTCGTGATTGACGCCAACGACGCCGCCCGCGTCCGCCATCTGGAGCACGACATTCCGCTCACCGCGGCCGAAGAAGACCGCATTCGCCGCAAGCGCGCCCTTGAGGAGCAGGCCAAGGTTCGCGCCATCTATGAAGAGCTGGTGCTCAAGAAGCCCCAGCCCACCGTCGTGCAGATCGGCTCCGTCCAGGACATCGCCAAGGCCGTTCCGGCAGACTTCGGCAAGGCCAATGGCAACGGCAATGGCGCCGCAGCCGCCAAGGCCAAGGAAGCCGAAGCCGTTGCCGGCGACTAACCATCGTGTCCCATTCCGCAGGTTCTTCCGACGGCCCCGGCTTCGCCGGGGCCGTCGTGTTTTTGGGGATGTGCACCCGGCGCGGAAAAGGGCTGGTATAATTATTTATTGGTTGAAATCGAGGGAAGACGATGCCGATCTACGAATATGTCTGTGATAAGTGCCAGACCCACTTCGAGAAGCTGGTCCTGAAGAAGTCCGAAGAGATTGCCTGCCCGAAGTGCGCCAGCAAGAAGAACACCCTGCAGCTTTCGGTCTTCAGTGCCAACACCGGCGCTGGCAAGGCCGCCGCGGACCGCGCCAATGCGATCGCCTGCACGCCTTCCGGTGGCGGTGGCTGCTGCGGCGGCAGTTGCGGCTGGAAGAATTAGGCTTTTTACTGTTCTGCAGACGCTGAAAGGGCGGACCTTGGTCCGCCCTTTCCATTTGTGGGAAGGGATTCGGGGCGCACTCGAGCGCGCCTCGACACGCGTTCAGCGCTTGGTGACCGCTTCGCGGTCACGCCTGCGATAGTTGCGGAGGTAGTCCGGCAGGGGAATCGTGGCTTTGCCGTGCAGGGCGGGCACCGCTTCCCCCGGAGCCAGCTTCAACGGTAGGACGCCTGTCCACGGTTCCCACCCGGCATCCTCGTCAAGGAAAAGGGGCGGCCCCGTGCGCACTTTGGCCGAAACCTCCGTCAGCGGCAGGGCCAGCACCATCGTCCCCTTCAACTCTTGCTCGCTGGGAGGCCGCACACTCTCCCAGCGCCCCGGGATCACGCGCTCCACAAATGCGCGCATGGCTTCGAATTTTTCCTGCGCGTCCTCGATCGCCTCGGCCTTCCCCAGCACCACCACCGAGCGGTAATTGATCGAATGACCTGTCGCCGAAGGCGCCAGCACCAACCCGTCGATCAGTGTCACGCTCAAGCACAGCGCCGCGCCCCCCGCCAGCGCGCGGAACATCCGGCTGGCCGTCGACCCGTGCAGAAACAGCCGGTCCCCCACGCGCACATAATTCGTCGGGATGACGTACGGCTGTCCGTCCAGCACAAAGCCGATCTGGCAGACAAACGCCTCGTCCAGAATGCTCTCGATCACCGCGCGGTCGTACACCCCGCGCTGCGGCTTCTGGCGGACCTTCGTCCGTGCTGTGGGAGTAAAGTCGCTCATGTCCGCAGCCTATGCCGCCCCCGGCCCCCGCGGCAAGTGCCAATCTGGCCGGGCAACTCGCATTCAACCGCGGCATTCCTGGTCGCGCGCCGCGGCGCTCCTCGGCACGACCAAGCAGCGGCACCTCACGGCGCCCACAGGCGCAGCCCGATCAGGTGCCAGGCGCCGAAGAAAAACGTCAGCACGCAGCACGCCACCGACACCAGCAGCGAATGCATGCGCACCCCCGGCCGGATCTCGCTCTTCGGCACGCGAAGCGCCAGCAGCAGGCCCCACACCGAAAACACTCCGAAGAAAAGCGTTCCCACACAGGTCAGCAGGGACCCCGCGTTGAACTCCCCCAGGCGCTCGAACGACCCCAGGAAACCCGCGATCCCCGCGGCCAGCGCGACGATCGCCAGCAGCGGCACGCCGCGCACGGCGAGATGCGCCACGCCTTCCAGCTGCCCGAAGAGCCAGCGCGGGACCCACACCAAGGCAAAGAGCAGCGCGCTGAGCATGAGCAGCCCGCTCAGCACCAGCAGGGCCAGCCGGATGCGGGGCCACAGCGGGCTGCCGCGCTCGCCGTAGGAGATACCGGAAAGTCCGGCGTCCACGTACGCCGCTTTCCCGGCGCCGTCGTTGAAGAACACCACGCTGGCTTCCGGCTCCTTCTCCGTGCGGAAGAGATTGCGCGCCACGGGAAAGAGTCTCTCCGGCTTCCCGCCGAGCAGCCCGGAGCGCGTGAGCTGCCCGTTTTCGAAACGCACCATTACCCCGCCGGCCAGCTCGTCGAGAAAGGAAAGCAGCTGGTTGCGCGGCGCGCGCGGCGCGTAGTAGCCGGCGTATCTCTGCAGCTCGGCCGCTGCCAGCGGGACGACCGGCTGCTGCGCCTTCGCAAAATCTTGCGCAAGAAAATCGATGGCCAGCTCATTCATTTGGCGCATGGCTTTCCCGGAGTCGCTGCTGTTGAGCAGCACGGCGTAGCCCCAGTTCTGTTCCGGCATGTAGCGGTAGCTGGAGAGGAAGCCGTCGATCCCCCCGTCGTGCCCGTGCAGGACCACGCCGCCCTCCAGCGTGCTGTAATTCCCCAGCCCGTAGCCGGCGCGCAGACCGTGCCGCGCCGCCGCCGTCGTCTCCGGATACTCCATGCGCCCGATCGTTTCCGGCTTGAGCAGTTGCATCTCGCCCGTCTTTCCCCGCTGCAGAAAAAACTGCACCAGCCGGGCCAGCTCGCCCGGCGAGGCCTTCATCTCCCCGGCCGGGCGCAGGTAGATGTTCTGGTAGGGCACGGCCCTGGGCGGATTGCCGTTGTAGCCCTGCGCCAGGAACTCGCGATTGCCGTCGGTCAGCCGGAAATCGCCGCGCGTGATTCCCAGGGGGTCGAGGATGTTGCGCTGGATGTAGGTCTCGAAGGGCTCCCCGCTGACCTTCTCGATGAGATAACCGGCGATGCCGTAGCCGGGATTCGAATACGAGAAGCGCGTGCCCGGCGCCCAGCGCACCGTCTGCGGGCCGGGATGCTCCTGCAGCACTTTCAAAAGGGGATAGTCGGCGGGTCCGCGCCGGTCGTAGCTCTCGCTGAAGCGCATGTCGTCGAAACCAGCGGTGTGCTCCAGCAGGTTCACGATGCGCACCGGCCGCTGCGCCTCCCAGGCGTTTTTCATAGGGATCTCGGGAGCGACGTCCTCGAGCCGCGCGTAGAAGTTGATCCGGCCTTCCTCCTGCAGCTTGAGCAGGGCCAGGGCTACGAAGCTCTTACTGATGGACCCGGCGCGGAACTCGGTATCGCAGGTGACCTCGCGGCGGGTGGCCAGGTCCGCCTTGCCGATCCCTCCGCACCACAGCAGTTCGCCCTTGGAGACCAGCGCCACTCCCGCGCCCGGCACGTGGTTCTTCTCCAAAACGTCCCGCATCGCTTTCTGCAGCTCTTCCAGCGTCTTCGGGTGCGGCAGTCCATCCTTGGGTGGCTTCTGCTGCGCGCAGGCGGGGAGCAGCAGCACGGCGGAGGCGGCGCACAGCGACAACGCACGGCGAAGACGGGCTGGGAGCATCGCAGATTCCTCGCACCCGTTGCTTCCGGGCGCAGGCCGATTCTACCCCCAATGTCTTCTGTCGCGAGCGCATTCCCCGTTTCCGCACATTCCCGCCCGTTGCACCCATTGTGCCCATTGTGATTGACGCATGCTGCCGACTCGCATACGATTTGCGCCATATCCTTCTGGAGAATGTGACCTTATGAGCCGCATGCATCGCAGCGCACTACTCGCAATCGCACTCTGCTTCGCAGGACTCGCCGCGCGCGCGCAACAGCCCCCGCCGCAGCCCGCTCCGGAAAAGCCCAAGGAAGAGAAGAAGACTCCCCCTCCGCCAGAGGAAAAAGCCGTCCCCACCAAGCACTCCATCCGCATCGCCGGCCAGGAAATCAAGTACACGGCCACCGCGGGCACCATGCTCCTGAAGCTCGAGGACGGCACGCCCAAGGCCAGCGTCTTCTACATCGCCTACACCAAGGACGACGTGAGCGACGCCGCGCAGCGCCCCGTCACCTTCGCCTTCAACGGCGGCCCGGGCTCCTCCTCCGTCTGGCTGCACCTCGGCGCCTTCGGCCCGCGCCGCGTGCAGATGGGCGACGCCGGCGCGCTGCTGCCTCCGCCCTACAAGCTCGTGGACAACGAATCCTCGCTCCTGGATGTAACCGACCTCGTCTTCATCGACCCGGTTTCCACCGGCTACAGCCGTGCCGTGCCTGGCGAGCCGCCCAGGCAGTTCCACGGCATCGAGGAAGACGTGCAGTCGGTCGGCGATTTCATCCGCCTCTACACCACCCGCAACAAGCGCTGGTCCTCCCCGAAATTCCTGGCCGGCGAAAGCTATGGCACCACCCGCGCCGCCGGTCTTTCCGGATACCTCCAGCAGCGCTACGGCATGTACCTCAACGGCATCGTGCTCATCTCCTCGATCCTTAATTTCGAGACGGCCGAGTTCGATTCCGGCAACGACCTGCCTTACATTCTCCATCTGCCGACTTACACCGCCATCGCCTGGTACCACAAGCGCCTGTCCGCGGATCTGCAGGTGAACCTCGAGAAAGCCGTTGCCGAATCGCGGCGCTTTGCCGCCAGCGAATACGCCGATGCCCTGATGGCCGGCGACCTGCTCCCCGCGCCGCGCCGCGCGGAGATCGCGCAGAAGCTCGCGCGGCTCACCGGCCTTTCCCAGGACTACGTCGAGCGCAGCCACCTGCGCGTGCCCATCTTCCGATTCACCAAGGAATTGTTGCGCGCCGAGGGCCGCACCGTCGGCCGCATTGACGGGCGCTTCACCGGCATCGACGCCGACGAGGCTGGGGCCACCCCCGATTACGACCCGAGCATCGCGGCGATCATGGGGCCCTACACGGCCGTGCTCAACGACTACGTCCGCGGCGACCTGAAATTCGAAAGCGACCTGCCCTACGAAATTCTCACCGGACGCGTTCGTCCCTGGAGTTACGCCCCCTACGAAAACCGTTACGTCAATGTCGCCGAAACCCTGCGCGCCGCCATGACCCAGAATCCCTTCCTGCACGTCTTCGTTGCCAAGGGCTACTACGATCTGGCCACCCCTTTCTTTGCCGCCGAATATACCTTCGACCATCTGGGCCTCGATCCTTCCCTCCGCAGCCACCTCTCCGGCGCCTACTACGAAGCCGGCCACATGATGTACGTGCATCCCGCGTCCCTGCAGAAGCTGAAGCAGGACGTGGCGCAGTTCATGCGCGCGAGCATTGCGAAGTGAAGCGTCTCTTCTCCATCGCCCTCTGGACCGCCATCGCTCTCCTGGGCGCCGGCGCCCTGGCTACCATTGCTTTGCACCGCGGCGAGCCGCTCAACGCCACTTGGTTCGTCCTGGCCGCGGCCTGCTCCTATCTGGTGGCCTTCCGCTTCTATTCCGCCTTTCTCGCCGCGCGCGTCCTGGCTCTCGATGACACCCGCGCCACTCCCGCTGAGCGCTTCGATGACGGCCGCGACTACGTCCCCACCAACAAATGGGTTCTTCTGGGCCACCATTTCGCCGCCATCGCCGGCCCCGGCCCGCTTGTCGGGCCCACCCTCGCCGCGCAGTTCGGCTATCTTCCCGGCACGCTCTGGCTCATCGCCGGCGCCGTCCTCGGCGGCTGCGTCCAGGACTTCGTGATCCTCTTCTGCTCCATCCGCCGCGACGGCAAATCCCTCGGCCAGATGGCCCGCGAAGAGGTCGGCCGCCGCGGCGGCTTCCTCGCGCAGCTGGCCATCCTGGCCATCATGGTCATTCTTCTCGCGGTCATCGGCCTGGTGGTCGTCAACGCCCTGAAGTCTTCGCCCTGGGCCACCTTCACCCTGGCCATGACTGTTCCCATCGCCCTGCTCATGGGCCTCTACCTGCGCTTCTGGCGCCCCGGCCGCGTCCTGGAGGCCTCGCTGCTCGGTGTCGTGCTGGTCGTCTTCGTGGTCGTGGCGGGGCAGTGGGTCGCTGACGCGCCCTCCTGGGCCCGGGTCTTCACTCTCTCTGGCACCGCGCTGGCCACTGCCATCATCGTTTACGGCTTTGCGGCTTCGGCGCTGCCCGTCTGGCTGCTGCTTGCTCCGCGCGACTATCTCAGCGCCTTTATCAAGGCTGGCGCGATCTTCGCTCTCGCCGCCGGCATTCTCCTCGTGCGCCCCACCGTGCAGATGCCCGCCTTCACCCGCTTCGTTGACGGCACCGGGCCGATCTTCGCCGGGAAAATCTTCCCCTTCTGCTTCATCACCATCGCCTGCGGCGCCGTCAGCGGCTTCCATTCCCTGATTTCCAGCGGCACCACCCCGAAGATGATCCTCCGCGAAAGCCACGCGCGCCTGATCGGCTACGGGGCCATGCTCATGGAATCCTTCGTCGGCGTGATGGCCATGGTCGCGGCCTGCGCCATGCCCCCCGGCGTCTATTTCGCCATCAACAGTCCCGCCAGCATCGTCGGCGGCACCGCCGAGACCGCCGCCACCACCATCAGCTCCTGGGGGTACGCGCTTAATCCCCAGACCATGCACGACCTCGCCCGCACCGTCGGCGAACAAACCCTTCTCAACCGCGCCGGCGGCGCTCCTTCCCTCGCTGTGGGCATGGCCCAGATCTTTTCCAGCACCATCGGCGGGCCGCGCCTGCTCAGCATCTGGTATCACTTCGCCATCATGTTCGAGGCTCTCTTCATCCTCACCGTCCTCGACGCCGGCACCCGCGTCGGCCGCTTCATGATTCAGGAGCTCGGCGGGCACGTCTGGAAGCCCTTCGCGCGCACCTCCTGGATGCCCGGCATTCTTCTTTCCAGCGGCATGATCGTCGGCCTGTGGGGCTATTTCCTCTACCAGGGCGTGCTCGATCCGCTCGGCGGCATCAATTCCCTGTGGCCGCTCTTCGGCATTTCCAATCAGCTCCTCGCGGCCGTGGCTCTCGTCGTGGCCACCACCATCCTGATGAAGATGGGCCGCTGGCGCTGGCTGTGGGTCACTCTTCTGCCCATGGCCGCGCTCGTCACCGTCACCATGACCGCCAGCTACCAGAAAATCTTTCATCCCGACCCGCGCATCGGCTTCCTTTCCTATGCCTCCGCGCTTTCCGCGCAGATGGCCGCCGGAAAAATTCCCGCCGCCCAAATCGCCGAAACCCAGCGCCTCATTTTCAACCAGCGCCTGGACGCGGCCGTCACCGCGGTCCTCGCCCTGATGATCCTGGCCCTCCTCGCCGACGCCCTGCGCCACTGGTACGCCCTCATCTCCAAGAGCAAGGCTCCCGTCCTCCACGAAGCCCCGTACATCCCCACCGAGTGGGCGGAGGGCGACTGATGCACAGGGCGGAGAAACGAGTGTCTGTCATCCCGGGCGGAAGACCGGCGGTTTTTGCCTGCCCGGAGCGCAGTCCAGGGACCGGCCCGGAGTCGAAGGATCTCTCTTCGATTTTCGTATTTCGAATTTCGCCTTTTTCTCTTTCTCGCCTCGCCCATGCCGCCTGGCGCGCCCTTCGCGAATGGAGCGGCGACGCCGCCTACGACCGCTACCTGCGCGTCGCCGCCGCCAAACCCGGCGCCGCTCCCTTGCTCACCCCCGCCGAGTTCTACGTCGAGCAGCTCAACCGCCGCTACTCCCGTCCCAACCGCTGCTGCTGACGGCAGCAGGCGTCCCGAGCTGGAAGTCCCGGGAACATGGATGTATTCACGCAGGGGGTCGGAGCGGCGCCTGTCGCGACCCGGTCGGGAGCTTCGGCATCCAACGGCCAAGCGGGTGGGGGCTAGCGCTCCGGCACGCGCGCAAACACCTTTTGCACCACCGCCTCCCGGTCCAGGGGCGTTGAGAAAAAGTATCCCTGGGCATATTCGCAGCCCAGTGTTTTGAGGTAGTTCACCTCTTCGGCTTTTTCCGTGCCTTCCGCCACGACTTCCATGCCCAGGTTGCGCGCCAGAGTCATGATCGTCTCCACGATTTGGCGGCTGGCCCGGTTGGTGTCCATGCCGGTGATGAAGGAACGGTCGATTTTGAGGGTGTCCAGCGGGAAGCGCCGCAAGTAACTCAAGGACGAATATCCTGTGCCGAAGTCGTCGATGCTCAGACAGATTCCGAGCGCTTTGAGTTCGTCGAAAAGTCGGGACGTCCTTTGCGCATCACTCATGATTACACTTTCGGTGATTTCCAGTTTCAAGGCCGGCGGAGCAAGACCCGTCTCGCGCAGAACCTGCCTCACTTGGCTCACCAGATCCGGCTGGGCGAACTGCTTGGCAGAGATGTTCACGGCCATGGTCAGCGGGGGGGTGGATGGAAATTGCAGATTCCAGGCGTGCATCTGCCGGCAGGCCTCTCGCAGCACCCATTTCCCGATCAATACAATTAGCCCGGTTTCCTCCGCCACCGCGATGAACTCCCCCGGTGCGAGCAGCCCGGACTCCGGCCGCTGCCAGCGCACCAAGGCCTCGAAGCCGGCGATGCGGCCATCCTGCAGCGAGACGATGGGCTGATAGTGCACCCGGAATTCCTCGCGCTCGATCGCCCGGCGCAGGTCCGTTTCCAGCTTCAAGCGGCGCACCGCGCTGACATGCATGGCCGGATCAAATATTTCGCACCGCGCCTTGCCCTGGATCTTGGCGCGGTGCATGGCCGTGTCGGCGTCGCGCAGCATATCTTCGGCCACGCTGTAGCCGGTGGTGCTTAACGCAATTCCAATACTGACCGTGATGAACACCTCCTGCTTATTGATCACGAAGGGAGACGCAAGCGTCTGTTGGATTCGTTCGGCCACGCGAACGCTGTCGCTGGAATCCCGGATGTCTTCGAGCAGGATGGTGAACTCGTCGCCTCCCATCCGCGCCAGCGTGTCCTCACCGCCCTGCCGGGCTTTCGCCTTGTTGCGTGCCGGACGCGCAATCAGATCCTCGCGCCGGATCGAGCGCCGCAGTCGCTGGGCAATCTCCACAATCAGCCGGTCGCCGGCGTCGTGGCCCAGGCTGTCATTCACGTTCTTAAGGCTATCGATGTCTATGAACAGAACGGCGAATTTGTAGTCCGGACGCCGCTTGGACCGTCCGCCGCACTGCGTCAGCCGGTCCAGAAACAGGGCGCGATTCGGCAGTTGGGTGAGCGGGTCGTGGAAGGCATCGTAGAGCAGTTTGTCTTCGTATCGCCTGCGCTCCAGGACGCGTCCCATCTGGGTGCCAACCTGCCGCATGACCCGCAACAGCGGCGCATCCGGCTCGACCGTCACCGGCGAGAAGAATTCCAGCACTGCGGCGATGTCTTTCCCCGCCAGCACCGGGAAAGCCAGAACCGCTTGCATTCCGCACTCCCGTGCCGCGTCCACTCCGGGGCAGTCTTGCTCCTGGGTGACGTTGCTGATCCAGGCTGGTTCTCCGCTGGCCGCCACCTGTCCTGGCAGTCCGCTTCCCGGGAGGACGAAGGTCTCCTTGGAGAGAGGGCCCAGTCGTTCCCATAAAGCGGGATCGGAGACGTGCCACACGGCGGCGGGCACGGCTGTTTTTCCGGCTCCGTCTTCCTTGCAGAAAGATACCCGTCCGGCCGGCCAGCCCGTGTACGCGCACACGCATTTCAGCGCGAAACGCAGCGCGTCTTCGAGGGAAGATTGTTCGTTGGCCGCGAAGGCAATCTCTTGCAGCAGCTGGACTTCTTTTTGCGCCGTATGCAGGGCGTGCAGCATTTCTTTCGCGAGGCTCTCCGCATCCAGGCGTGACTGCTGCTCCCGGCTCAGCAGCTTCTTGAGCCGGTCAAGCTCGCTGTTCGAAGATGCCGTGGAGTATGTCATTCCATCAAGCCTTCTTTCTGAACGCCAGCTTGCATGCCCGTCTGTCCTGGCTCTGGTGCAGGCACGGCCTTTGCGCAAATGGCACGCTCTCGCCGCACTGCTTTGCAACAGCTCCTCGCCGGGATGGCTGCCCGGGGAAGTGCCGGCGCCGCTCAGCCCGGAGGCTTCGCGCCAGGCGTCCCGGGCGTTTCGCTATCCTCGTGGATGACGGCTTCTGCCCGTAAATTTAGAGCAGTGCTTTTCATGGCGCTCCTCCCGGAATCGGAGTGCGGCGTCCGCCGTACTTACACTGTTTTGGACTCAGCAGGATCACGCAGAAGAGAGAATTCCTGATCGCCTGCAGGGAAGGGGCGAGTAGCTCGAAACGGAAAGAATGTTCCGGCTACCCACCTTTTATCACACCCCTGGAGCGGGTGTCGACGGATTCTTGCGTACGGACCGCAGCCGCTGCGTTCTTTTCTCTCTTGATATGGGAAAAGCTTCAGAACTCTTCTTCGTCGTCGTTGGGCTTGAGCGCCGTGGTCTTGGCGGTGAGCTTCACGCCGTGCGTCCGCGCGCCGGAGAGGATGGCCCGGCGCGTCTCCGCCGGCAGCATCTCCGGGGCGAAGACGCCCGCGAGTTCCCGCGGAAAATTTTTTACGAACAGCGAAGCCATGTGCGCCGTGATGTACGCTACCGGCGTGGTGAACAGTCCCCGCTGGCGGATTTGCAGCAGCGTGGGGAACGCGCAATCCGTCCGCATCAGCAGCGGCTTTTCTTTTTTCTCCCCGCGCACGAGCACGGTTGCGGCGAAGCGCGCGTTCTGCAGCAGGCCCTTGCGAATCAGCCTGGCCACCAGCCGCGGCGTGGGCGTCTGCGGAAAGCGGTGCCGCGCCATGCCCCGCGAGCGGCTCAGCTTGCCCTGCCGGTGCCAGCGCCGCAGGCGCTCGATCTCGTTTCCCCCGATCTTCACGTCCAGCTC
Protein-coding sequences here:
- a CDS encoding beta-lactamase family protein, whose protein sequence is MLPARLRRALSLCAASAVLLLPACAQQKPPKDGLPHPKTLEELQKAMRDVLEKNHVPGAGVALVSKGELLWCGGIGKADLATRREVTCDTEFRAGSISKSFVALALLKLQEEGRINFYARLEDVAPEIPMKNAWEAQRPVRIVNLLEHTAGFDDMRFSESYDRRGPADYPLLKVLQEHPGPQTVRWAPGTRFSYSNPGYGIAGYLIEKVSGEPFETYIQRNILDPLGITRGDFRLTDGNREFLAQGYNGNPPRAVPYQNIYLRPAGEMKASPGELARLVQFFLQRGKTGEMQLLKPETIGRMEYPETTAAARHGLRAGYGLGNYSTLEGGVVLHGHDGGIDGFLSSYRYMPEQNWGYAVLLNSSDSGKAMRQMNELAIDFLAQDFAKAQQPVVPLAAAELQRYAGYYAPRAPRNQLLSFLDELAGGVMVRFENGQLTRSGLLGGKPERLFPVARNLFRTEKEPEASVVFFNDGAGKAAYVDAGLSGISYGERGSPLWPRIRLALLVLSGLLMLSALLFALVWVPRWLFGQLEGVAHLAVRGVPLLAIVALAAGIAGFLGSFERLGEFNAGSLLTCVGTLFFGVFSVWGLLLALRVPKSEIRPGVRMHSLLVSVACCVLTFFFGAWHLIGLRLWAP
- a CDS encoding radical SAM protein, which produces MRAVDAAVCKVAGLTFNTVQIFNKRNPNPSFTPQWSDKPLLKSWEKTKPTLGWPRQTDSLCPDCVKEARDAIINGKKDWRDLMNEKVGEIKAQIIERDGQIWMVKECPIHGHYEDMMAYDSKFLDWIEKNFPGRDIPAHNDEDLHKHGSSNVRYGRGSVLTVDLTNRCNMMCDPCFMDANQVGYVHELSWEEVQEVLDNAVKIKPRRQMSVQFSGGEPTMSPYFLDAIRYSRKVGYNSVQAATNGIEFAKSKEFCRQAFEAGLRYAYLQFDGIGNDANSHRQVGNLFDVKLRAIENMHEAGIEIVLVVTIVNNVNNDQVGAIVKFAMENPKKIAFVSFQPVSFTGRDEDITPERRLRQRYTLSHLANDVSAQVGKVEPTRDWFPISFISTFAGFSDLVHGPESQWGALSCGCHPNCGVGTAIMINKETKEWAPVPRFLDAPQLVKDVTAITDAARGKSLSNFMMGLALLKNYKPFQAPKGLTLMDLFKKFDKTWALTKKSEFKYGKTSPDRTYEDAIKRRQSDPWNFLFIAGMWFQDLFNYDFRRTEMCIIPYGTQQGEISFCAYNTGIGWRKIIENMHKNATVAQWYKEHGKHEIYAKGKSVNLETYEHSLVIDANDAARVRHLEHDIPLTAAEEDRIRRKRALEEQAKVRAIYEELVLKKPQPTVVQIGSVQDIAKAVPADFGKANGNGNGAAAAKAKEAEAVAGD
- a CDS encoding zinc ribbon domain-containing protein, whose protein sequence is MPIYEYVCDKCQTHFEKLVLKKSEEIACPKCASKKNTLQLSVFSANTGAGKAAADRANAIACTPSGGGGCCGGSCGWKN
- a CDS encoding pyridoxamine 5'-phosphate oxidase family protein produces the protein MSDFTPTARTKVRQKPQRGVYDRAVIESILDEAFVCQIGFVLDGQPYVIPTNYVRVGDRLFLHGSTASRMFRALAGGAALCLSVTLIDGLVLAPSATGHSINYRSVVVLGKAEAIEDAQEKFEAMRAFVERVIPGRWESVRPPSEQELKGTMVLALPLTEVSAKVRTGPPLFLDEDAGWEPWTGVLPLKLAPGEAVPALHGKATIPLPDYLRNYRRRDREAVTKR